Proteins encoded by one window of Cupriavidus sp. EM10:
- a CDS encoding CaiB/BaiF CoA-transferase family protein, with amino-acid sequence MAGPLAGIKVLDLSRILAGPWSTQLLSDLGADVMKVERPGTGDDTRAWGPPFLTREDGTTTEESAYFLCANRGKRSITLDVSSKVGQDLLHELVKDCDVFVENYKFGDMQRYGLDFKTLSEINPRLVYCSITGFGQTGPYRKRAGYDFVVQAMGGLMSITGERDGVPGGGPQKCGVPISDLMTGMYASVAIVSALFERVGSGRGQYIDMSLLDTQVAWLANQASNYLVGGSHPRRWGNAHPNLAPYQSFPASDGSLIVAVGNDRQFRAMCEALGLINLPDDDRYRRNADRLKNRESLVEVLSARFEEEERDTWLKLLESVGVPCGPIQSIPEALEDPHIRAREMVFSLPHSSGASAPQVANPIKFSRSSIDYLRAPPALGEHTETILKNELGKSVEQIEAMRRDGTI; translated from the coding sequence ATGGCAGGCCCCCTTGCAGGTATCAAGGTCCTAGACTTGAGCCGGATCCTTGCTGGACCCTGGAGCACGCAACTATTGTCCGACCTGGGCGCTGACGTGATGAAGGTTGAGCGTCCCGGCACCGGCGATGACACGCGAGCTTGGGGCCCGCCGTTCCTTACTCGTGAGGATGGCACGACGACGGAAGAGTCGGCGTACTTCCTTTGCGCCAATCGCGGGAAGCGTTCGATCACTCTGGATGTCAGCAGCAAGGTCGGTCAGGATTTGCTGCACGAGCTAGTCAAAGATTGCGACGTCTTCGTTGAGAACTACAAGTTCGGCGATATGCAACGTTACGGGTTGGACTTCAAGACCCTGAGTGAGATCAATCCTCGGCTCGTCTACTGCTCCATCACCGGCTTCGGGCAGACGGGCCCATACCGCAAGCGGGCTGGATACGATTTCGTGGTGCAAGCCATGGGCGGGCTGATGAGCATCACAGGCGAGCGCGACGGCGTCCCCGGTGGCGGCCCGCAAAAATGCGGGGTGCCCATATCGGACTTGATGACTGGCATGTATGCAAGCGTTGCAATTGTCAGCGCGCTATTTGAGCGAGTCGGCAGTGGCCGCGGGCAGTACATCGATATGAGCCTGCTGGATACGCAGGTGGCGTGGCTGGCAAACCAGGCCTCGAACTATTTGGTGGGCGGGAGCCACCCGCGTCGTTGGGGCAACGCGCACCCCAATCTCGCACCTTATCAGTCATTCCCTGCAAGCGATGGCTCTCTGATCGTAGCAGTCGGTAATGACCGGCAGTTCCGAGCCATGTGCGAAGCGCTGGGTTTAATCAATCTTCCGGATGATGACCGCTATCGACGCAATGCGGATCGTCTAAAGAACCGTGAAAGTCTTGTGGAGGTGCTCTCGGCTCGCTTTGAAGAAGAAGAGAGAGACACGTGGCTCAAACTGCTGGAATCGGTCGGCGTACCTTGTGGCCCGATCCAGAGCATTCCAGAAGCACTGGAGGATCCCCATATCCGGGCGCGTGAAATGGTTTTCTCTTTGCCCCACAGCAGCGGTGCAAGCGCGCCCCAGGTTGCGAACCCTATCAAGTTCTCTCGCAGCAGTATCGACTACCTTCGCGCGCCCCCAGCGCTGGGCGAACACACTGAAACCATCCTGAAAAATGAGCTCGGGAAGTCTGTGGAGCAAATTGAGGCAATGCGCCGCGATGGGACGATCTGA
- a CDS encoding tripartite tricarboxylate transporter substrate binding protein, with translation MHRLLRIAGALAVCGVTLTIGLAAAHAKEWPVQPIRVVLPYPPGGASDVTARLLSAKLSQAWGESVVVENRPGANGIIANEAVAKAQPDGYTVLMANLGPNAINPAVYGRLPYDTLKDFTPVVLVTKVPLIIVTAANSPVKDLRQLVSLAKAKPGQITFGSAGNGSGSHLAGELLSTMAGVKMNHVPYKGDAPSLTDVLGQQINVALPTALAGMPHVKSGKLRALAVTSKTRLPALPDVPTVDEALGISGYEAVSWGGFMVPTGTSPAIVAKMNSQFNKALQDPEVRDKLMAQGAQIAGGTPEAFDAFLRTEVTKWKRVADSAKVRLD, from the coding sequence ATGCATCGATTGCTACGAATTGCGGGGGCATTAGCCGTTTGCGGAGTGACACTGACCATCGGTCTGGCCGCCGCCCACGCTAAGGAATGGCCGGTCCAGCCGATTCGGGTCGTTCTTCCATATCCCCCTGGCGGCGCCTCAGACGTGACCGCCAGGCTCCTAAGCGCTAAGCTTAGCCAGGCATGGGGAGAGTCTGTTGTTGTGGAGAACCGGCCTGGCGCAAACGGCATCATCGCTAATGAAGCCGTTGCGAAGGCGCAGCCTGACGGCTACACCGTGCTGATGGCCAACCTTGGGCCGAATGCCATCAACCCGGCCGTATACGGGAGACTTCCTTATGACACGCTGAAAGACTTTACGCCAGTTGTCTTGGTGACAAAGGTGCCGCTCATTATCGTCACGGCAGCAAATTCGCCGGTGAAGGACCTGCGCCAACTGGTCTCATTAGCAAAGGCCAAGCCAGGACAGATTACCTTTGGATCTGCAGGCAACGGTTCGGGCAGCCATCTGGCCGGGGAACTCCTTAGTACCATGGCTGGCGTCAAGATGAACCACGTTCCCTATAAGGGAGACGCGCCTTCGCTCACAGACGTGCTCGGTCAGCAGATCAATGTTGCCCTTCCCACCGCGCTTGCTGGAATGCCACATGTCAAGAGTGGAAAACTCAGGGCTCTTGCGGTCACGAGCAAGACTCGATTGCCGGCACTGCCCGATGTGCCGACGGTAGATGAAGCGCTCGGGATAAGCGGATACGAAGCCGTTTCTTGGGGTGGATTTATGGTGCCGACCGGGACCTCACCAGCCATCGTTGCTAAGATGAACAGCCAGTTCAACAAAGCCCTTCAGGATCCGGAGGTCCGCGACAAGCTGATGGCTCAAGGCGCGCAGATCGCAGGCGGCACCCCGGAAGCATTCGATGCGTTTCTGCGCACCGAAGTTACGAAATGGAAGCGCGTGGCTGATTCAGCAAAGGTCCGGCTCGACTAG
- a CDS encoding ferredoxin: MKITIYPEKCCGSGQCVVNAPDLFDQKDDGIVILLNADPSADQYKICTLGCWDLSGVGNRDSRGSLMIPLSKS; this comes from the coding sequence ATGAAAATCACAATCTATCCCGAAAAATGCTGCGGTTCCGGCCAATGCGTCGTCAATGCGCCGGATCTGTTCGACCAAAAGGATGACGGAATCGTCATTCTTTTGAATGCCGATCCGTCGGCCGATCAATACAAAATCTGCACGCTTGGCTGCTGGGATCTGTCCGGCGTTGGCAATCGAGATTCACGAGGCTCTCTGATGATTCCCCTAAGCAAATCGTAG
- a CDS encoding acyl-CoA dehydrogenase family protein: MDLNFTEEEQEFRKEVHAWIDAHLPKEISHKVHNGLQLSRTDMQRWHQILGKKGWLTYKWPVEFGGTGWTPVQRHIFEEECALAGAPRLVPYGPVMVAPVIMAFGNAEQQARFLPGIVTGDVWWSQGYSEPGSGSDLASLKTRAERKGDKYIVNGQKIWTTLAQYGEWIFCLVRTNTEGKPQAGISFLLIDMRSPGVTVRPIKLLDGECEVNEVWFDNVEVPVENLIGEENKGWTYAKHLLSHERSNIAEVGRAKRELRRLKRIAAAEGMMDDPRFKDEVSKLEVDIIALEMLVLRVISAEKSGKNPLDIAGLLKIRGSEIQQRYSELMMLAAGPYSLPFIQDAMLTEWDGEFPGGERRNAPLAATYFNLRKTTIYGGSNEVQRNIVSQVVLG; the protein is encoded by the coding sequence ATGGATCTGAATTTCACAGAAGAAGAGCAGGAATTTAGAAAAGAGGTACATGCGTGGATCGACGCCCATTTGCCGAAGGAGATCTCGCACAAGGTGCACAACGGACTGCAGCTATCCCGCACCGATATGCAGCGTTGGCACCAAATTCTGGGGAAAAAGGGTTGGCTGACGTATAAGTGGCCAGTCGAGTTCGGCGGCACGGGCTGGACACCAGTGCAGCGGCACATATTCGAGGAAGAGTGCGCGTTGGCAGGAGCACCGCGACTCGTGCCCTATGGGCCTGTCATGGTGGCACCAGTCATCATGGCATTTGGTAACGCTGAGCAACAGGCGCGCTTCTTGCCCGGCATTGTGACGGGCGATGTTTGGTGGAGCCAGGGTTACAGCGAGCCGGGATCGGGTTCCGACCTGGCTTCGCTCAAGACACGAGCGGAGCGAAAGGGAGACAAGTACATAGTCAATGGTCAAAAGATCTGGACCACGTTGGCTCAGTACGGGGAGTGGATTTTCTGTCTCGTCCGGACCAATACAGAAGGGAAGCCGCAGGCAGGGATCAGTTTCCTGCTCATTGACATGCGTTCGCCTGGCGTCACGGTTCGGCCCATTAAGCTGCTGGACGGCGAGTGCGAGGTCAATGAGGTCTGGTTCGACAATGTTGAGGTCCCCGTTGAGAACCTGATTGGCGAAGAAAATAAGGGCTGGACCTATGCCAAACACCTTCTCAGTCACGAACGCTCGAACATTGCAGAAGTCGGGCGTGCCAAGCGTGAGCTCCGACGCCTGAAGCGAATCGCGGCTGCAGAAGGCATGATGGACGACCCTCGTTTCAAAGACGAGGTTTCGAAGCTCGAGGTAGATATTATCGCGCTCGAAATGCTGGTTCTTCGCGTTATCTCGGCAGAAAAATCCGGGAAGAATCCATTGGATATCGCAGGCCTACTGAAAATCCGAGGCAGTGAGATTCAACAGCGCTACAGTGAATTGATGATGCTGGCTGCAGGTCCCTATAGCCTCCCATTTATTCAAGACGCTATGTTGACGGAGTGGGATGGCGAGTTCCCAGGTGGAGAGCGACGGAACGCTCCGCTTGCCGCGACATATTTTAATCTGCGGAAAACCACTATCTACGGTGGCTCCAATGAAGTGCAGCGTAACATTGTTTCGCAAGTGGTCCTCGGATAA
- a CDS encoding acyl-CoA dehydrogenase family protein, whose amino-acid sequence MDFEFTDDQDQLRDAVRKWVKRSYTFEHRRSSESSGGFSPDAYSELAELGLTGLYVPEEYGGVGMGPVDVMVVMEELGRGIVLEPLAQVLLAGAVLSNYAEASVRAAWLPTIASGESLVVLAQQERANRYRIDTCETRAVETAEGWELTGSKSLVPVGDHAAAYIVPAMIADTLGAFLVERSAPGVLVHPYQTVDGSRAAELTLSKAPGTLVTREGQDCLSYAVDLGIAMTCAEAVGVMDVTLEALVDYMKTRKQFGVAIASFQALRHRVADMKMSLELARSMSYYASLNVNAPANQRRRAMAQAKYQLGGSMRFVGQQAVQLHGGIGMTDEYIVSHYFRRLTQMESVFGDTLHHLAQMSDSMHPELDKAA is encoded by the coding sequence ATGGATTTCGAATTCACTGACGACCAGGACCAACTGCGAGATGCAGTAAGAAAGTGGGTAAAGCGTAGCTATACGTTTGAGCACCGTCGCAGTTCCGAGAGCAGCGGCGGATTTTCCCCGGACGCGTATTCGGAGCTTGCGGAGCTTGGGCTGACTGGACTTTACGTCCCAGAAGAGTATGGCGGCGTCGGTATGGGGCCGGTCGACGTTATGGTGGTTATGGAGGAACTGGGGCGGGGCATCGTACTCGAACCGCTGGCGCAAGTTCTACTTGCGGGTGCAGTGCTGTCGAACTACGCCGAAGCAAGCGTACGTGCGGCGTGGCTGCCTACGATCGCTTCTGGAGAAAGTCTGGTCGTACTGGCCCAGCAGGAGCGCGCGAATCGTTATCGCATCGATACGTGCGAGACGCGAGCAGTCGAGACGGCGGAAGGTTGGGAGCTTACTGGGAGTAAGAGCCTCGTGCCGGTTGGCGATCATGCTGCTGCGTACATTGTACCCGCCATGATTGCTGACACTCTCGGAGCGTTCCTTGTGGAGCGCTCCGCCCCAGGTGTATTGGTACACCCTTATCAAACTGTCGACGGCTCGCGCGCCGCGGAGCTGACGTTGTCGAAGGCGCCGGGCACGCTAGTCACCCGCGAAGGCCAGGATTGCCTGTCGTATGCCGTGGATCTTGGCATTGCAATGACGTGTGCAGAGGCCGTGGGCGTGATGGACGTAACCCTGGAGGCTCTGGTGGATTACATGAAGACGCGCAAGCAGTTCGGCGTCGCTATCGCGAGCTTCCAAGCGTTGCGTCACCGCGTCGCAGATATGAAGATGAGTCTAGAGCTCGCGAGGTCTATGAGCTACTACGCCTCGCTCAACGTCAACGCGCCGGCGAACCAGAGACGTCGCGCCATGGCACAAGCGAAATATCAGTTGGGCGGGTCGATGCGATTCGTCGGCCAGCAGGCCGTGCAATTGCACGGTGGGATTGGAATGACGGATGAGTATATCGTCAGCCACTATTTTAGACGCCTTACCCAAATGGAATCGGTGTTCGGAGATACGCTGCATCATCTGGCGCAGATGTCGGACTCCATGCATCCCGAGCTTGACAAGGCTGCCTAA
- a CDS encoding FAD-linked oxidase C-terminal domain-containing protein, which produces MNATRDGWLAHPTDAERREARRAEVVSALEGVLPRDLILSQREDTQPFECDGLTAYRAQPLVVVLPETEEQVVAILRTCKTLGAPVVARGAGTGLSGGALPHEMGVLLSLARFNRIVRVDPVSCTAVVQCGVRNAAISEAAATYGLYYAPDPSSQIACTIGGNVAENSGGVHCLKYGLTLQNVMKVRGYTIQGEAIEFGSEALDVPGLDLLGVVVGSEGMLAVTLEVTVKLIPKPELARCIVASFDTVEAAGDAVANVIAAGIIPAGLELMDKPMTAAVEDFVHAGYDLDAAAILLCESDGTALEVEDEIVKMNAVLTASGATRLEASQDEAQRLRFWSGRKNAFPATGRMSPDYLCMDSTIPRKSLAAILRAISEMEVRYGLRCVNVFHAGDGNLHPLILFDANNPEELHQAEQFGAEILETSVTLGGTVTGEHGVGVEKLNSMCVQFSGAEREQMFALKRAFDPQSLLNPGKVIPTLHRCAEYGRMTVRRGMLPHPEIPRF; this is translated from the coding sequence ATGAATGCGACGCGTGACGGCTGGTTGGCACATCCTACTGACGCTGAGCGGAGGGAAGCCCGGCGTGCGGAAGTGGTTTCCGCGCTAGAAGGCGTGCTGCCTAGGGACCTTATCCTGTCGCAGCGCGAGGACACCCAGCCATTTGAATGCGATGGCCTTACGGCCTATCGGGCGCAGCCGCTCGTCGTGGTGCTTCCCGAAACAGAAGAGCAGGTTGTTGCCATTCTGCGAACGTGCAAGACGCTCGGTGCGCCCGTCGTGGCTCGGGGCGCAGGCACGGGATTGTCAGGCGGTGCGCTCCCACATGAGATGGGCGTGCTCCTTTCGCTCGCTCGTTTTAACCGGATCGTCAGGGTAGATCCTGTGAGTTGTACCGCAGTGGTCCAATGCGGTGTACGCAACGCCGCAATCAGTGAGGCAGCCGCTACGTATGGGCTGTACTACGCCCCCGATCCGTCCAGCCAGATTGCCTGCACGATCGGTGGAAACGTGGCCGAGAATTCCGGAGGCGTCCATTGCCTCAAGTACGGACTCACGTTGCAGAACGTAATGAAAGTACGGGGATACACCATTCAGGGCGAGGCGATAGAGTTTGGATCGGAAGCCCTTGATGTCCCTGGGCTCGATTTGCTCGGCGTCGTTGTAGGCAGTGAAGGGATGCTCGCAGTGACATTGGAAGTCACCGTCAAGTTAATTCCTAAGCCAGAACTTGCGCGATGCATCGTTGCAAGCTTCGACACCGTCGAAGCCGCTGGTGACGCCGTAGCCAACGTCATCGCGGCCGGCATCATCCCAGCCGGCCTGGAACTGATGGACAAGCCGATGACCGCCGCCGTAGAGGACTTCGTGCATGCTGGCTATGACCTGGACGCGGCCGCAATCCTATTGTGCGAGAGTGATGGGACGGCGTTGGAGGTCGAGGACGAGATTGTGAAGATGAATGCCGTCCTCACCGCCAGCGGGGCCACTCGTCTTGAAGCAAGTCAGGACGAGGCGCAGCGTCTTCGTTTCTGGAGCGGGCGAAAGAATGCATTTCCCGCGACGGGGCGCATGAGCCCGGATTACCTGTGCATGGATTCCACGATTCCTCGCAAGAGTCTCGCTGCGATCCTTCGAGCAATCAGCGAGATGGAGGTGCGCTATGGGCTTCGCTGCGTGAACGTGTTCCACGCCGGCGACGGGAATCTACATCCGCTGATCCTTTTCGACGCCAACAATCCCGAAGAACTGCACCAGGCGGAGCAATTCGGCGCTGAGATTCTGGAAACAAGCGTCACGCTTGGCGGGACGGTGACCGGAGAGCACGGTGTGGGCGTGGAGAAGCTGAACTCAATGTGCGTTCAGTTCTCAGGCGCAGAGCGAGAACAAATGTTTGCGCTGAAACGTGCATTCGATCCGCAATCGCTCTTGAATCCTGGGAAGGTAATTCCGACGCTGCATCGATGTGCCGAATATGGTCGCATGACTGTTCGGCGTGGGATGCTGCCGCATCCAGAAATCCCGAGGTTCTAG
- a CDS encoding cytochrome P450: MQQKGELAQGKLWDGKIAWLVTRYDDVRAVLSDSRFSSDVSHPGFPSSSAAVKVVRSSNRTFITMDEPKHSEQRRMLTSEFTIRKIENLRPRLQAIVDKLLEDFAMGPQPSDLVSAFTLATPALAISELLGVPYDDHDFFQEQAMIMTSSTATREEASAANQALCEYLRELVAKRSESPGEDILSRLIVNHVRKGDITETDVVSLGRLLLIAGHETTANTTSMGVLFLLQRPDIWEELRQNPSLVPNAVEEMLRFLDVIQSGTRRVALEDVVVNGQLIRAGDPVVVLSISANRDQEQFKDPHVFDLRRDARTQIAFGYGPHQCMGQVLARVEMQIMFTALLKRLPNLRLAVPIESLAFKSDSLMYGVRALPVSW; the protein is encoded by the coding sequence ATGCAACAGAAGGGCGAATTGGCACAAGGTAAGCTTTGGGACGGAAAGATCGCTTGGCTTGTCACGCGTTATGACGATGTTCGCGCTGTCTTGTCGGACTCTCGCTTTAGCTCCGACGTCTCACATCCGGGATTTCCCTCTTCCAGCGCCGCAGTAAAGGTTGTTCGGAGTAGTAACCGGACCTTCATTACCATGGATGAACCCAAGCATTCAGAGCAACGGCGGATGCTGACCAGCGAATTCACGATCCGAAAGATCGAGAATCTGCGGCCGCGACTTCAGGCCATCGTGGACAAGCTCTTGGAAGATTTTGCGATGGGGCCGCAGCCTTCTGACCTGGTTAGCGCCTTTACATTGGCGACACCAGCATTGGCTATCTCAGAGTTGCTTGGTGTTCCATACGACGATCACGACTTCTTCCAAGAACAGGCGATGATCATGACGTCGAGCACCGCGACGAGGGAAGAGGCTAGCGCCGCGAATCAAGCGTTGTGCGAATACCTGCGTGAACTGGTGGCGAAGAGATCCGAAAGCCCCGGGGAGGACATCCTCAGTCGCCTTATCGTTAATCATGTACGGAAGGGCGATATCACTGAAACAGACGTGGTCTCGCTTGGAAGGCTTCTGCTGATTGCCGGGCACGAGACGACGGCAAATACGACGTCGATGGGGGTGCTCTTCCTACTTCAGAGGCCGGACATCTGGGAAGAGCTTCGCCAGAATCCAAGCCTCGTTCCAAACGCGGTGGAGGAGATGCTACGCTTCCTGGATGTCATACAGTCCGGGACGCGACGTGTCGCACTGGAGGACGTTGTCGTGAATGGGCAATTGATCCGAGCCGGTGATCCCGTTGTCGTGCTTAGTATTTCCGCAAATCGCGACCAGGAGCAGTTCAAAGATCCCCACGTCTTTGACCTCCGCCGTGATGCCCGGACACAGATCGCATTCGGATACGGCCCGCATCAGTGCATGGGACAAGTTCTCGCCAGAGTCGAAATGCAGATCATGTTCACCGCCCTACTGAAGCGCCTGCCGAATCTTCGGCTGGCCGTGCCCATCGAGAGCCTCGCGTTCAAGAGCGATTCGCTCATGTATGGTGTTAGGGCACTGCCCGTTAGCTGGTAA
- a CDS encoding LacI family DNA-binding transcriptional regulator yields MVNVKQVALLAGVSSATVSRALTSPDRLRPDTLERVQNAIASLNYVPSSSARDLRQGRTRSVGIIAPTLMNELYAKAVDTLEAQLDRLGYTVLLTCHRDDSETELRCARALLERRVDGIAIIGSQHHPDVFSLIHKHAIPYVLMWAVDREGMHPTVGYDNRLAMRRLTSYLVKQGHRKFAVLPGPLETQFLSSQRLLGIQDVLSENGISIPDDRILPTPYEASAVRQAVRTCLERNDSLPHQEQPTALICINDFVAVAAIAECRTLGLSVPSDISVTGFGDWQMAELMTPALTTVHSNPVLIGELTSRNLVDQIEGGSKRIQTEFEPDLVVRESTAPPQ; encoded by the coding sequence ATGGTGAATGTCAAGCAAGTCGCCCTCCTCGCCGGCGTTTCCTCGGCAACAGTCTCCCGTGCACTGACATCGCCGGATCGGCTGCGACCTGACACGCTGGAGCGCGTGCAGAACGCCATCGCAAGCCTCAACTACGTCCCGTCTTCCTCGGCTCGGGACCTGCGTCAAGGGCGCACGCGATCGGTCGGCATCATTGCGCCGACACTGATGAACGAGCTTTACGCGAAAGCGGTCGATACCTTAGAGGCGCAGCTCGATCGGCTCGGATACACCGTTTTATTGACGTGCCACCGGGACGACAGTGAGACAGAACTACGCTGCGCGCGCGCGCTTTTGGAGCGCAGAGTCGACGGAATCGCCATTATCGGGTCACAGCATCACCCTGACGTCTTCTCGCTAATCCACAAGCATGCCATTCCGTATGTCCTAATGTGGGCCGTCGATCGTGAGGGTATGCATCCCACGGTGGGATATGACAATCGCTTGGCGATGCGCAGGTTGACGAGCTATTTGGTCAAACAGGGACATCGAAAGTTTGCCGTCCTCCCAGGGCCACTAGAGACTCAATTTCTCTCCTCTCAACGACTTCTGGGCATCCAAGACGTCCTCAGTGAGAACGGCATTTCGATACCCGACGACCGCATTCTCCCGACACCGTACGAAGCATCTGCCGTCCGGCAAGCGGTTCGGACCTGTCTCGAGCGTAATGACTCGCTGCCGCATCAGGAACAGCCGACTGCCCTGATATGCATCAATGACTTCGTTGCTGTGGCAGCGATCGCGGAGTGCCGCACATTGGGACTATCGGTTCCGAGCGACATCTCAGTTACAGGCTTCGGCGACTGGCAGATGGCGGAACTGATGACGCCCGCACTCACGACCGTACACTCGAATCCCGTTCTGATTGGCGAACTTACTTCTCGTAACCTGGTTGATCAGATTGAAGGCGGGTCCAAACGCATTCAGACCGAGTTCGAGCCTGACCTTGTAGTTCGCGAAAGTACGGCGCCGCCCCAATAG
- a CDS encoding FAD-binding oxidoreductase has product MQERRRKFYGWGYEGDTVTPDEIREFEAAWTRLLGVEHFEATPFPTPEEISLRKPRVQLPASLREICTSDHYDRLYHTYGAGTMDVARAMRREFSNPPDVIAYPRTEQDIVDLFDWCGRQNVAAVPYGGGTSVVAGVNPPEHDRYRGVVSIDMKHFDKVLEVDQASQAARIQAGVLGPDLERQLKPTGLTMRFFLQAWEFSSLGGWIATRAAGHFATAFTQIDDHIESMRVVTPQGAIESRRFPVSGSGPNPDRLFLGSEGALGIITEAWVKLHRRPVFRKQVTVRFRDYARAVEATRVLSQSGLNPANARLVEREEALYTGSSDGSYDILVLGFESADHPVEARLKRALEICAECGGEWDDDPVSGNQGGADAATSSWRNKFLRGPYLREYAIARGVMRETMETACTWDKFAALHAHVKAETHRAIREVTGRPGSVTCRFTHLYPDGPAPYFTWFAYGDKARLPEQFQAIKRIGEQAMVDAGGTVTHHHALGRDHRPWYDKERPELFCTALKAAKQAFDPHQVLNPGVLFDPS; this is encoded by the coding sequence ATGCAGGAACGTCGTCGTAAGTTTTACGGGTGGGGCTATGAGGGTGACACCGTCACGCCGGACGAAATCCGGGAGTTCGAGGCAGCGTGGACACGCTTGCTGGGTGTCGAGCACTTCGAAGCGACACCTTTTCCGACGCCCGAAGAAATTTCGCTGCGCAAACCTCGCGTACAGCTGCCCGCGTCGCTTCGCGAAATCTGCACAAGCGATCATTACGACCGCCTGTATCACACCTACGGCGCGGGCACCATGGATGTTGCGCGCGCAATGCGCCGGGAATTTTCCAACCCGCCGGACGTCATCGCCTACCCGCGCACTGAGCAGGACATCGTGGACCTGTTCGACTGGTGCGGGCGCCAGAACGTTGCTGCAGTTCCGTACGGCGGCGGCACCAGTGTCGTGGCCGGAGTCAATCCGCCGGAGCACGATCGTTACCGCGGCGTAGTTTCCATCGACATGAAGCACTTCGACAAGGTGCTGGAAGTAGATCAGGCATCGCAGGCCGCCCGCATTCAAGCGGGCGTCCTTGGCCCGGATCTGGAGCGACAGCTCAAGCCCACCGGCCTGACCATGCGATTCTTCCTGCAAGCGTGGGAGTTTTCGTCGCTGGGGGGTTGGATCGCAACACGGGCAGCAGGCCACTTTGCAACGGCGTTCACTCAAATCGACGACCATATCGAGAGCATGCGGGTCGTAACACCCCAAGGTGCCATCGAATCCCGCCGTTTCCCGGTGTCCGGCTCGGGGCCCAATCCGGATCGACTTTTCCTCGGCTCCGAAGGCGCACTGGGCATCATTACCGAGGCGTGGGTCAAGCTTCACCGCCGGCCGGTCTTCCGCAAGCAGGTGACCGTACGTTTCCGTGACTATGCGCGCGCTGTCGAGGCCACACGGGTACTGTCTCAATCTGGACTGAACCCTGCCAATGCCCGCCTTGTGGAACGCGAAGAAGCCTTGTACACGGGTTCGAGCGACGGCAGCTATGACATTCTCGTGCTGGGATTCGAGTCCGCCGACCACCCGGTCGAGGCACGCCTGAAGCGAGCACTGGAAATTTGCGCGGAGTGCGGCGGCGAATGGGACGATGATCCGGTCAGCGGAAACCAAGGTGGTGCGGACGCTGCGACATCGAGCTGGCGAAACAAGTTCCTGCGCGGCCCATACCTGCGCGAGTACGCCATTGCTCGCGGCGTCATGCGCGAGACCATGGAAACCGCGTGCACGTGGGACAAGTTCGCCGCTCTTCACGCGCACGTCAAGGCAGAAACGCATCGGGCCATTCGCGAAGTTACCGGCCGCCCGGGTTCGGTGACTTGCCGCTTTACCCACCTCTACCCTGATGGCCCTGCGCCATATTTCACGTGGTTTGCCTATGGCGATAAGGCTCGATTGCCCGAGCAGTTCCAAGCGATCAAACGCATTGGAGAGCAAGCCATGGTGGACGCAGGCGGTACGGTGACCCACCACCATGCGCTTGGTCGGGACCATCGCCCTTGGTACGACAAGGAACGGCCGGAGCTGTTCTGCACCGCGCTAAAGGCCGCCAAGCAGGCCTTTGATCCGCACCAGGTCTTGAACCCTGGCGTGCTGTTCGACCCGAGCTAA